The following coding sequences are from one Halomonas sp. HAL1 window:
- a CDS encoding winged helix-turn-helix domain-containing protein: MDEMVARVRALLRRPAEFHSIDPIHGDLRLHTESGVLFSGNESITLAPAELHIMQLLLYKHDEVVRRSALEAAAWGLSEAVTPNALDVALHRLRRKLLAIGSRQRIANVRGMGYALRQADNTK, encoded by the coding sequence ATGGATGAGATGGTGGCACGTGTCCGTGCCTTGCTACGCCGCCCTGCGGAATTCCATTCAATCGACCCCATTCATGGCGACCTGAGACTGCATACGGAAAGCGGCGTTCTGTTCAGCGGGAACGAGAGCATTACCCTTGCCCCGGCGGAGCTGCACATTATGCAGTTGCTGTTATACAAGCACGATGAGGTCGTACGCCGCAGCGCGCTGGAAGCGGCGGCCTGGGGCCTTAGCGAAGCGGTAACACCGAACGCACTGGATGTCGCCTTGCACCGTTTACGCCGCAAGCTGCTGGCCATCGGCTCACGCCAGCGGATAGCCAACGTCAGAGGGATGGGGTATGCGCTTCGTCAAGCGGATAACACTAAATAG
- a CDS encoding ATP-binding protein: MRFVKRITLNSLRLKVLLAYVAGMVLSITLLVIAAAVVLQSDLLARMDLADAAEGLVDNIEFDNRGRPVGFDSSLEDRAWLYEGPQREAAYRILDEAGNVAVFSSSGEEFWPADGGLVPLARGNFTFEHEGKTFYGATQPLNHEGRRWYLQFAVSARFLDVVYTVSFPQVVAAVAVFGLVLFVAFGLCAYITLRYTLKPLRDVSESAAAISPRSIDARLDTDSVPVEIAPLVDSFNHALERLAQGYRLQQEFLGHAAHELKTPLALIRGQVELLEEGRNDRKELLSDVEYMTRQVQQLLLLAEASEAHNYQFSVVRMHDIAHEASTYLQRMAESADVHLTVLATDDKVTWEADRGACFTLLKNLLENAIQHAPAQTVVSMEIQSNTITVRDRGPGVDATQLPLLFARFWRGAHRRDHGAGLGLAICQEIAMAHAWTLTAHNAHPGLIMTLCSENDASENDSWENSTSERVHHRQD; encoded by the coding sequence ATGCGCTTCGTCAAGCGGATAACACTAAATAGCCTAAGGCTGAAAGTGCTGTTGGCCTATGTGGCGGGCATGGTGCTGAGTATCACACTGCTGGTAATTGCCGCAGCAGTGGTGCTTCAGAGCGATCTACTGGCTCGTATGGATCTGGCCGACGCGGCCGAGGGGCTAGTAGACAATATCGAGTTCGACAATCGCGGCCGGCCCGTCGGCTTCGACTCGAGTCTGGAGGACCGTGCCTGGCTGTACGAGGGTCCGCAGCGCGAAGCGGCTTACCGGATTCTGGATGAAGCCGGAAACGTGGCCGTCTTTTCGAGTTCTGGTGAGGAGTTCTGGCCGGCCGACGGCGGTCTTGTTCCGCTGGCACGCGGCAACTTCACCTTCGAGCATGAGGGAAAGACCTTCTATGGCGCCACGCAACCCCTCAATCATGAGGGGCGAAGGTGGTATCTGCAATTCGCAGTCAGTGCGAGGTTCCTGGATGTCGTCTATACCGTGTCATTTCCGCAGGTGGTCGCTGCCGTGGCGGTGTTCGGACTCGTGCTGTTCGTCGCCTTCGGGCTATGCGCCTATATTACCCTGCGCTACACCCTCAAGCCGTTGCGAGACGTATCGGAGTCCGCCGCGGCCATCTCGCCGCGCTCTATAGACGCTCGGCTCGATACGGACTCAGTGCCTGTGGAAATTGCCCCGCTGGTAGATAGTTTCAATCACGCCCTGGAACGTCTCGCGCAGGGTTATCGCCTGCAGCAGGAGTTTCTCGGCCACGCGGCCCACGAGTTAAAAACGCCACTGGCGCTGATCCGCGGGCAGGTTGAGTTGCTTGAGGAGGGGCGAAATGACCGCAAGGAGCTATTGAGCGATGTCGAGTATATGACGCGGCAGGTGCAACAACTGCTACTTCTGGCCGAAGCGAGCGAGGCGCATAACTACCAGTTTAGCGTTGTACGAATGCACGACATTGCCCACGAAGCTTCCACCTACTTGCAACGCATGGCGGAGTCCGCCGACGTGCATTTAACGGTACTCGCCACCGACGATAAGGTGACATGGGAGGCTGATCGCGGGGCATGCTTCACTCTGCTCAAGAACTTGCTAGAGAACGCCATCCAGCATGCCCCCGCGCAGACCGTCGTCAGCATGGAGATCCAAAGCAATACCATAACCGTGCGTGACCGCGGGCCTGGCGTCGATGCAACACAACTCCCGCTATTGTTCGCACGATTCTGGCGAGGTGCCCATCGGCGCGACCATGGCGCCGGTTTAGGATTGGCCATCTGCCAGGAGATTGCTATGGCACACGCCTGGACGCTGACCGCCCACAACGCCCACCCTGGATTGATCATGACGCTATGTAGCGAAAACGATGCCAGTGAAAACGATTCCTGGGAAAATTCTACTAGCGAACGAGTGCACCACCGTCAAGATTAA
- a CDS encoding Rid family hydrolase, whose translation MQILRRKPLNPSNLPDTLIGGHSQAVLVQGGSRVLMSGQVGVDKTGELAGPELPEQTEAALDNIERLLSSLSGDLLRVVMLRIYLAEAARYDQHVVIEALKHRFPISPPAATWLIVYGLAEPEWLIAIEAEAVLPSFALNS comes from the coding sequence ATGCAAATTTTAAGACGCAAACCCTTAAATCCGTCCAACCTGCCCGATACCTTGATCGGAGGTCATAGCCAAGCCGTATTAGTTCAGGGAGGCTCTCGTGTATTGATGTCTGGTCAGGTTGGGGTGGATAAGACAGGAGAGCTGGCGGGCCCAGAACTTCCCGAGCAGACAGAGGCGGCACTGGATAATATCGAACGGTTGCTATCGAGCCTCAGTGGCGATCTCTTACGGGTCGTGATGCTGAGAATCTACTTAGCCGAAGCCGCTCGCTACGACCAGCATGTGGTAATAGAAGCGTTGAAGCATCGCTTCCCCATCTCACCGCCAGCTGCTACTTGGTTGATTGTGTACGGCCTTGCCGAACCGGAATGGCTGATCGCTATCGAGGCTGAGGCAGTACTGCCGAGTTTTGCATTAAACAGCTAA
- a CDS encoding alpha/beta hydrolase yields the protein MPPDSPGFQPSENLPRYDQESFDQYARETRAWIADNRAFISEGRDLEKEPNTPFELRPDRPAKRGILLVHGLGASPWYFIVIATDMANDGWLVRSILLPGHGTRPADLMLPDNDDCDVTPRLSSVTL from the coding sequence GTGCCACCGGATTCGCCGGGGTTTCAACCCTCAGAAAACCTGCCTCGCTATGATCAGGAGAGTTTCGATCAATATGCGCGCGAAACACGTGCATGGATTGCCGATAACCGCGCCTTTATCAGTGAAGGCCGCGACCTTGAAAAAGAGCCCAATACTCCGTTTGAGCTCCGTCCTGATAGGCCGGCGAAACGCGGTATCCTGTTAGTGCATGGACTGGGCGCAAGCCCGTGGTATTTCATTGTTATTGCTACCGATATGGCGAATGATGGCTGGCTGGTTCGCTCCATCCTGCTGCCTGGCCACGGCACTCGCCCCGCGGATCTGATGCTGCCAGATAATGATGATTGCGACGTCACTCCCAGATTGAGTAGCGTTACACTTTAG
- a CDS encoding LacI family DNA-binding transcriptional regulator, whose translation MMLKQTPITRSRRRHRGTDSVTIQDVALEAGVAPITVSRALNTPESVSAKLRERIDQAVAKLGYMPNLVAGGLASAGMRMIPVVVPSLSILTFIEVIHGIQQTLEQAGYQVLLGSTDFDLDREASLIDSLLGYSPSGVILTGLRHHVRTAKRLKNWGRPVVEIMELGDECIDMNVGVDNHAAGACMAQHLLDRGYKSIAYLGTGMSRDYRAMQRFEGHREVLKTSGVEFDLLFRREEPSSYEAGRLLFLEALETRPDLDALHFANDNLAAGALMEANRQGICVPEEIAIGGYLGLSLGEHLSPRLSTITVPRYEMGVEAAKMMLSRLEGRQPPAPRLDIGYELKVREST comes from the coding sequence ATGATGTTGAAACAGACCCCTATAACGCGATCACGTCGGCGTCACCGAGGAACAGATAGCGTAACAATACAAGATGTAGCGTTGGAGGCAGGTGTTGCTCCGATTACCGTTTCTCGTGCACTCAATACGCCTGAGAGTGTGTCTGCCAAGCTGCGAGAACGTATAGATCAGGCTGTAGCTAAGCTCGGCTATATGCCCAATCTTGTTGCTGGTGGTCTGGCTTCGGCAGGGATGCGTATGATTCCGGTTGTGGTGCCATCGTTGTCTATTTTGACCTTTATTGAGGTGATCCATGGTATTCAGCAGACCCTTGAGCAGGCTGGGTATCAAGTGCTACTGGGATCAACCGACTTCGATTTGGATCGCGAGGCCAGCCTCATTGACTCATTGCTTGGTTACTCGCCTTCTGGCGTCATCCTAACAGGGCTTCGTCATCACGTCCGTACTGCAAAACGTCTCAAAAACTGGGGACGCCCCGTGGTCGAAATCATGGAGCTAGGTGACGAGTGTATAGACATGAATGTCGGCGTTGATAACCATGCAGCCGGAGCCTGTATGGCACAACATTTACTAGACAGAGGCTACAAAAGTATCGCTTATCTCGGTACTGGTATGAGCCGAGATTATCGGGCTATGCAACGTTTCGAGGGTCATCGGGAGGTGCTGAAGACATCGGGAGTTGAATTCGATCTGCTATTTCGTCGCGAGGAGCCGTCATCCTATGAAGCAGGGCGCCTCTTGTTCCTAGAGGCACTGGAAACGCGGCCGGATTTAGACGCGTTACATTTTGCTAACGATAATCTTGCCGCCGGGGCGCTAATGGAAGCTAATCGGCAAGGCATATGTGTGCCTGAAGAAATCGCGATTGGTGGTTACCTCGGGCTATCGCTAGGTGAGCATCTTTCCCCACGGCTTTCGACCATTACCGTGCCGCGATACGAAATGGGCGTCGAGGCAGCCAAGATGATGCTTTCAAGACTTGAAGGCAGGCAACCACCAGCCCCGAGGTTGGATATTGGCTATGAACTCAAGGTGAGGGAAAGCACCTGA
- a CDS encoding TRAP transporter substrate-binding protein, whose amino-acid sequence MTTTTARGIILASLASLGIAAQASANELSIAIHVEPSDTMFKVGERLKETIETETDGRYTVSLLGTEVGGERDHLEGASFGEYSIALGGSMPMTLYAEEFASADLPFVYRSSEEAREVYEGETGELLNERLIANGNMRLVGLSQRNPRNLTSNFPVNTPEDVEGVRLRVPEIAPWIQIWEEVGALPSPIAWPEVYTSLQTGVIEMQENPVDLIYSGRLYDVQDHLNRTEHVFSFFHWLMNEDFYQSLSDEDRDIIMTAIKDATEWGDETIISGQQDLLEELASLGMTIVDSDVDAFREAAEPAVREIIENYHPNVREYVNSLLE is encoded by the coding sequence ATGACTACAACAACAGCACGCGGAATCATCCTCGCTAGCCTAGCCAGCTTAGGAATCGCAGCCCAAGCCAGTGCCAACGAACTCTCTATCGCTATCCACGTCGAACCATCCGACACTATGTTCAAGGTCGGGGAACGTCTTAAGGAGACTATCGAGACAGAAACAGATGGTAGGTATACCGTATCGCTTCTAGGCACAGAGGTCGGTGGTGAGCGTGACCATTTAGAAGGTGCCAGTTTCGGTGAGTATTCCATCGCCTTGGGTGGCTCTATGCCCATGACGCTTTACGCCGAAGAATTCGCTTCTGCTGACCTTCCCTTCGTCTATCGCTCAAGCGAGGAGGCCCGAGAAGTCTATGAAGGTGAAACCGGGGAATTGCTCAACGAGCGCCTAATCGCCAACGGTAACATGCGTCTGGTTGGGCTCTCTCAGCGTAACCCGCGTAACCTGACCTCGAATTTCCCCGTCAACACACCAGAAGATGTTGAGGGTGTCCGCTTGCGGGTACCAGAAATAGCGCCCTGGATTCAAATATGGGAAGAGGTTGGCGCCCTACCAAGTCCTATCGCATGGCCAGAAGTCTATACCTCGCTCCAGACCGGTGTGATTGAGATGCAGGAAAACCCTGTCGACTTGATTTACTCAGGAAGGCTCTACGATGTGCAGGATCATCTAAACAGAACTGAACATGTCTTTTCCTTTTTTCATTGGTTAATGAATGAAGATTTCTATCAAAGCCTTTCTGACGAAGATCGCGACATCATAATGACCGCAATTAAAGACGCTACCGAGTGGGGCGACGAAACAATTATCAGCGGTCAGCAAGATCTCCTCGAAGAACTAGCGTCACTTGGCATGACCATTGTTGATAGCGATGTGGACGCCTTCCGCGAGGCAGCCGAACCCGCAGTCAGGGAAATCATTGAAAACTACCATCCCAATGTTCGCGAATACGTAAACTCACTGCTCGAGTAA
- a CDS encoding TRAP transporter small permease — MTAANHINRAIALFWGLLTAVVTTAFALMLTIMAIQVISRYALGIPVSWTDEAARYLFLAQIFLGSVLALRYQEHIRITVVTDLMGPRVRSIVASLADIICIVVLLMLAIGGWNMMERTSGILASTFRLSFSYIYLIQLISAWMMIGLLIGDLYRRIFIKLPAIQNDWSE; from the coding sequence ATGACAGCCGCGAATCATATAAACCGTGCTATTGCTCTTTTCTGGGGACTCCTAACCGCTGTCGTCACGACAGCCTTCGCGCTGATGTTGACAATCATGGCTATCCAAGTGATTTCACGATATGCGCTAGGCATACCCGTATCATGGACCGATGAAGCCGCTCGCTACCTTTTCCTGGCCCAGATTTTCCTGGGCTCGGTACTAGCCCTGCGTTATCAGGAACACATTCGTATCACCGTGGTGACCGATTTGATGGGGCCGCGCGTGCGCAGCATTGTGGCAAGCCTTGCCGATATCATTTGCATCGTAGTGCTGCTCATGTTGGCCATTGGCGGATGGAACATGATGGAGAGAACCTCAGGCATTTTGGCTAGTACTTTCCGTTTGAGTTTCTCTTATATCTACCTGATTCAGCTCATATCGGCGTGGATGATGATTGGACTGCTGATAGGTGATCTATATCGACGCATCTTTATCAAGCTGCCCGCCATTCAAAATGACTGGAGTGAATGA
- a CDS encoding TRAP transporter large permease produces the protein MEVFVILFVGLIVLLMLGVPVAFAMIGSSAMVLGYTRGFDAIPMEMIAQRTLYGVNSFTLLAIPAFLLIGRLMNSAGISDRVFDIARTMVGHLKGGLGHVNVVASMLFAGMSGSAVADAGGLGALEIKAMEDDGYPTGFSAAVTASSATIGPIIPPSIPAVIYGALANASIAGIFLASIIPGLFMGLGLMVMVAIISHRRGFPTRARARFQDFTAALIRGVLPMLTPLIIIVGILSGVFTPTEASVVALVYCLFIAFVVYRSISFREFISILRDTAIDSAALMFIIAGSALYSWVLGRYQVTSLVAEFLLATVTDPLGLLLLLALFILLIGLFIDSVPALFLLTPLLVPVIVQYGIDPIHFGVVMIFTLMIGLITPPVGTVLFTVQKITNLPFGVLVRETMPFYIPLFIVLLIIICFPSIVMFLPNIILN, from the coding sequence ATGGAAGTCTTCGTCATCCTGTTCGTCGGATTGATCGTCCTATTAATGCTAGGAGTGCCCGTCGCTTTTGCCATGATAGGTTCTTCAGCAATGGTGCTGGGATACACGCGTGGTTTCGATGCCATTCCGATGGAAATGATCGCCCAACGCACTCTCTATGGTGTCAACAGCTTTACCTTGCTTGCTATCCCGGCATTTCTTCTTATTGGTCGGCTAATGAACAGCGCAGGTATATCTGACCGCGTTTTCGACATCGCAAGAACGATGGTGGGCCACCTGAAGGGAGGGCTGGGCCATGTCAATGTTGTCGCTAGCATGCTGTTCGCTGGCATGTCGGGCTCTGCAGTTGCGGATGCTGGCGGACTAGGTGCTTTGGAAATTAAGGCCATGGAAGACGATGGTTATCCTACCGGCTTTAGTGCTGCTGTCACGGCGAGCTCGGCCACTATCGGTCCAATTATTCCGCCTAGTATTCCCGCCGTCATCTATGGTGCTCTGGCCAATGCCTCAATCGCTGGCATCTTCCTAGCATCTATTATCCCCGGCCTCTTCATGGGATTAGGCCTTATGGTGATGGTCGCCATTATCTCGCATCGACGTGGTTTTCCTACCCGAGCTCGCGCTCGTTTCCAAGACTTCACGGCGGCGCTAATACGCGGCGTACTGCCGATGCTAACACCGCTCATCATCATCGTGGGCATCCTAAGCGGTGTTTTCACCCCTACAGAGGCCTCAGTGGTTGCCTTGGTCTACTGCTTGTTCATTGCCTTTGTGGTTTATCGCTCCATCAGCTTTCGAGAGTTCATCAGCATTCTGCGCGATACTGCCATCGACTCGGCGGCTCTGATGTTCATTATTGCAGGTAGTGCCCTCTACAGCTGGGTGCTGGGGCGTTACCAGGTCACCTCGCTAGTTGCCGAATTTCTGCTCGCAACAGTGACCGACCCACTAGGTTTACTGCTGCTGCTGGCTTTGTTCATCCTACTAATCGGCCTATTCATCGATTCGGTTCCGGCACTGTTCCTGTTAACTCCACTGCTGGTGCCGGTGATAGTGCAATACGGCATCGACCCGATACATTTCGGGGTGGTGATGATTTTCACTCTGATGATCGGCCTGATAACGCCTCCCGTCGGTACTGTGTTGTTCACCGTTCAGAAGATCACTAACCTGCCGTTCGGCGTGTTGGTGAGAGAAACGATGCCATTCTATATCCCCCTCTTCATCGTACTGCTCATCATCATCTGCTTCCCTTCCATCGTCATGTTCCTTCCGAACATTATCTTGAATTAA
- a CDS encoding NAD(P)-dependent oxidoreductase, producing MSVLITGGLGHVGSWVAYLLAKQGKQVVICDTAANRFDSLGLDYLEEVRDLLTLESVDVLDYHSIFKIFLRHRDELEGVIHGVSVIAGPYFQEHPYKHVSINAMGTLNVYETCRILGINKVVNMSSGAVYGDAPGPQHEDTPYKATDLYGASKISGELYGLQYSDTFGMDIRNARLFFVYGPGKRPSHMHKVYQGLFGPLEGLDNIQASNGSQQSLDWTHVLDTATGIVKLFEKPQVTKRNFNISSGVPVDHLKIIDEVADITGKTSNVQLGPGPFVVRGSPLDISRAREELGFEPRFTNIREGLMDYWQWLQKTNHL from the coding sequence ATGTCAGTTCTCATCACCGGTGGCCTTGGCCACGTGGGTTCCTGGGTCGCCTACTTACTGGCAAAACAGGGGAAGCAGGTAGTTATCTGTGACACCGCTGCCAATCGCTTCGATAGCCTGGGCTTGGATTATCTTGAGGAAGTGCGGGACCTGCTTACACTCGAGTCAGTCGACGTCCTCGACTACCACAGCATCTTCAAGATTTTCCTACGCCACCGCGACGAACTCGAAGGTGTCATCCATGGGGTCTCGGTGATCGCCGGGCCATACTTCCAGGAGCATCCCTACAAGCATGTATCGATTAATGCCATGGGAACACTCAACGTATACGAGACGTGTCGTATTCTGGGCATCAACAAGGTCGTCAACATGAGCTCCGGGGCAGTCTATGGCGATGCGCCGGGGCCTCAGCACGAAGACACTCCTTATAAGGCAACCGATCTCTATGGCGCCTCGAAAATTTCAGGCGAGCTTTATGGCCTGCAATACAGCGACACGTTCGGCATGGATATCCGCAATGCTAGGCTCTTCTTTGTCTACGGCCCCGGTAAGCGACCTTCACACATGCACAAAGTCTATCAAGGGCTATTCGGCCCTCTTGAAGGGCTCGATAACATTCAGGCTTCCAATGGCTCACAACAATCATTGGATTGGACGCATGTACTGGATACTGCTACCGGCATCGTGAAGCTATTTGAAAAGCCCCAGGTGACAAAGCGCAACTTCAATATTTCCAGCGGAGTGCCCGTCGACCACCTCAAAATCATTGATGAGGTAGCTGATATCACTGGCAAAACCTCCAATGTACAACTGGGGCCAGGTCCGTTCGTTGTACGGGGCTCACCCTTAGACATCTCACGCGCGCGTGAGGAGCTTGGCTTTGAACCCCGGTTTACCAATATCCGCGAGGGTCTTATGGATTATTGGCAATGGTTGCAGAAGACAAACCACCTCTAA
- a CDS encoding ribulose-bisphosphate carboxylase large subunit family protein, whose product MSERILATYLIETPYPLKHAAEVMAGEQSCGTFTRLENETDALREAHGARVEHIEPLGTNYTPSLPIPALQTGSVHPVYRQARVTLSWPLANLGTSLPALFATVAGNLFELKEFSALKLLDLSLPDPFAEAYPGPQFGIAGTRELTGIQGRPLIGTIIKPSVGLSPSATAEVVSQLLAGGIDFIKDDELQANAPHNPFKERVDAVMPLIRDHAERTGRKVMYAFNITGEADEMRDHHDYVVAAGGSCVMVALNAVGLTGVSQLRRHCQVALHGHRAGWGMLSRSPHLGMSFVAYQKLWRLVGVDHIHVNGLRNKFSEEDASVIASARACLTPMFDPPNPGCEVMPVFSSGQTADQAADTYSAITSTDLIFCAGGGIMAHPDGIGAGVRSLRQAWEAAVEGIDVNDYAREHTELARALETFRRCP is encoded by the coding sequence ATGAGTGAGCGTATTCTGGCTACATACCTGATTGAAACGCCTTATCCGCTTAAGCATGCTGCCGAAGTAATGGCCGGTGAACAGTCATGCGGTACCTTTACTCGACTGGAAAACGAAACAGATGCGCTGCGCGAGGCGCACGGCGCTCGCGTTGAGCATATCGAGCCTTTGGGAACGAACTATACCCCATCTCTACCAATACCAGCTCTTCAGACAGGTAGTGTCCATCCTGTCTACCGACAAGCACGCGTCACCCTGTCCTGGCCATTGGCTAACCTCGGCACCTCGCTACCTGCATTGTTCGCGACAGTGGCAGGCAACCTTTTTGAGCTTAAGGAATTTTCAGCGCTTAAATTGCTCGATCTGTCTCTACCGGATCCATTCGCTGAGGCGTACCCTGGGCCGCAATTTGGTATAGCCGGTACCCGCGAACTTACAGGAATCCAAGGTCGCCCACTGATTGGAACGATTATCAAGCCAAGCGTTGGGCTTTCACCTAGTGCCACCGCAGAGGTGGTAAGTCAGCTATTAGCGGGAGGGATCGACTTCATCAAGGATGATGAGTTGCAGGCCAATGCCCCCCACAACCCTTTTAAAGAACGAGTCGATGCAGTGATGCCGCTTATCCGGGATCACGCCGAACGCACTGGAAGAAAGGTAATGTACGCCTTCAACATCACGGGTGAAGCCGATGAAATGCGCGATCATCACGACTATGTGGTGGCAGCTGGTGGTAGCTGCGTAATGGTCGCCCTTAACGCCGTTGGCCTCACTGGGGTGAGCCAACTGAGGCGTCACTGCCAAGTGGCTCTGCATGGCCACAGAGCGGGGTGGGGAATGTTAAGCCGCTCACCACATCTGGGCATGAGTTTCGTGGCTTACCAGAAACTATGGCGCCTGGTGGGAGTCGATCATATTCACGTTAATGGTTTGCGCAATAAGTTCAGCGAGGAGGATGCAAGTGTCATTGCCAGCGCCCGTGCCTGCTTGACACCCATGTTCGATCCTCCGAATCCCGGTTGCGAAGTGATGCCAGTGTTCTCTTCCGGCCAGACTGCCGACCAGGCAGCTGACACCTACTCTGCCATCACTAGCACCGATCTAATCTTCTGCGCTGGCGGTGGCATCATGGCGCACCCCGATGGAATCGGCGCTGGTGTCAGGAGTCTTCGTCAGGCTTGGGAGGCCGCAGTGGAGGGCATCGACGTAAACGACTACGCTCGTGAGCACACTGAACTAGCAAGGGCCTTGGAGACCTTTCGTCGATGCCCCTGA
- a CDS encoding four-carbon acid sugar kinase family protein → MPLSYSAPLISYYGDDLTGSTDAMEALASQGVDTVLFTTIPDEDQLQKFRHCRAIGLAGTSRSESPDWMDQHLTPSLIWLRDQGAALCHYKTCSTFDSAPHVGSIGRALEIGHGIFGHDGVPIVVGAPQLRRYTFFGQLFAAAQGEIYRIDRHPIMSRHPVTPMHEADLRRHLATQTALDIGLIDLVTLADPQIDARVDSIRSGYAALLYDVLDSSSQATVGRQLWRTRPKNGGFVIGSSGVEYALLTEWQRLGLVERPPTFSNPEPVERIAVVSGSCSETTARQIRYAEKHGFTALRADASRLANDTLASTELDAVRSQALAALAKGRSVVIYTALGPDSSLASLQDNSTAHAIGRRLGGLLRDLVRAEQLTRVLVAGGDTSSHAIQELGIHALTTLMPLPQTPGSPLCTAHSSDPDFDGLQVAFKGGQVGDDAFIVRIRDANMG, encoded by the coding sequence ATGCCCCTGAGTTATTCTGCCCCACTGATTTCTTACTACGGTGACGACCTGACGGGATCCACCGATGCGATGGAGGCTCTCGCAAGTCAAGGCGTGGATACTGTGCTATTCACAACGATACCTGACGAGGATCAACTGCAAAAATTCCGCCACTGCCGAGCTATCGGCCTAGCAGGAACAAGCCGAAGTGAGTCGCCTGATTGGATGGATCAGCACCTGACACCATCGCTGATTTGGCTGCGCGATCAAGGCGCAGCTCTATGCCATTACAAAACATGCTCTACTTTCGACAGTGCGCCTCATGTAGGCAGCATCGGCCGTGCCCTTGAGATCGGACATGGTATTTTTGGTCACGATGGCGTTCCCATTGTCGTTGGTGCCCCACAACTGCGCCGTTACACATTCTTCGGCCAACTCTTTGCCGCGGCTCAGGGAGAGATCTACCGTATCGACCGCCATCCGATCATGTCTAGGCATCCAGTAACACCGATGCATGAGGCTGATTTGCGACGACATCTGGCAACACAGACTGCACTCGACATTGGACTCATTGATCTTGTAACTCTAGCCGATCCCCAGATTGATGCTCGTGTAGATAGCATTCGTTCCGGTTATGCGGCGCTTCTTTACGATGTACTTGATTCATCAAGCCAGGCAACAGTAGGACGCCAGCTATGGCGCACCCGGCCCAAAAATGGTGGGTTTGTAATCGGCTCTTCCGGGGTTGAGTACGCGCTACTAACAGAATGGCAACGACTAGGACTAGTCGAAAGACCACCGACCTTCTCTAATCCCGAACCCGTGGAACGTATTGCTGTAGTTTCAGGAAGTTGTTCCGAGACCACGGCTCGTCAGATTCGCTACGCCGAGAAACATGGCTTTACCGCCTTGCGGGCAGACGCTTCGCGCTTAGCCAATGACACCCTGGCGAGCACCGAGCTCGATGCAGTTCGCTCGCAGGCTCTGGCGGCACTCGCTAAAGGACGTAGCGTGGTGATCTATACAGCGCTTGGCCCAGATTCCAGCCTGGCATCATTACAGGATAACAGCACTGCACATGCCATAGGCCGACGACTGGGTGGTCTACTCCGTGACCTAGTTCGCGCCGAGCAGCTAACCCGCGTTTTGGTTGCCGGTGGTGATACATCAAGCCATGCGATTCAGGAACTTGGTATCCATGCCTTAACTACGCTCATGCCGTTACCGCAGACGCCTGGGTCCCCGCTATGCACCGCACACAGTAGTGATCCTGATTTCGATGGCCTTCAGGTGGCATTCAAAGGTGGCCAAGTCGGGGACGATGCTTTTATTGTGCGGATCCGAGATGCCAATATGGGCTGA